The DNA sequence AAGAGGACATCGATCTGGGGCTGCGCCGGATCGTCCCGTTCTCCACGGCGCTGAGCGAGGCCGTGGCGTCCGGACCGTGGTTCAACGCCTACGTGTCCAACCTGTCGATCGGTCATTACCAGCAGACCATCCTGCGCGACCTCATGCCTCTCATCGACGACCGCGTCCAGCCCGAGCCGGGACTGGTCCGCGAGCCGACGATGCCGGCCGTACCGGGTCTGACCCTGATGGACGAGCACCCCGGCTGGGGCGAGAAGAGGTTGCCCCGATGAGTCGACTGCTGGCGTCCACACTGTCCAAGGTCGTGGCCCTCGTCGTCGTCGTCCTCCTCGTGATTGCCGCGGTGTGGTTCTTCTCCACCCGGACCAAGACGATCGTCGCCTTCTTCGAATCCACCCGGGGCGTCTACGAGGACGACACCGTCCGGGTGCTCGGGGTGCGTGTCGGACGGATCTCCGAGATCACCTCCGAGGACGGCAGGTCCAAGGTCACGATGAAGGTCGACCGGGACGTCCCGGTCCCCGCCGACGCCACCGCGTTGCTCGTGGCACAGTCCCTCGTGGCCGAGCGGTTCATCCAGATCACCCCCGCCTTCACGGGCGGCGAGGAGATGCCGGACGGCGGCACGATCCCCGTCGAGCGCACCGCGATCCCGGTGGAATGGGACGGGGTCAAGGAGCAGCTCATGAAGCTGTCCACCGCCCTCAGTCCCGTCGGTCACGAGGAGACGGGCCCGCTCGGCGAGTTCGTCGACTCGGCCGACGCGATGCTCGACGGCAACGGTGTGGAGGTCCGCGACGCCCTCAACGAGGTCTCGCAGACCATGGCGCTGCTCTCGGACGGGCGGGAGAACCTCTTCACCACCCTCAAGAACCTGCAACTGTTCGTCACAGCGCTCTCACAGAGCGAGGAACAGATCGTGTCCTTCGGGGGGAAGCTGGCCAGCGTGTCGCAGGTGCTCGGAGACCAGACGGGCGACATCGATGCGGCGCTGAGCGATCTCGACCTGGCGGTGACCGACATCAACCGGTTCCTCGACAACAACGGGGAACGCGTGACCACTGCTGTCGACAAGCTCGGCCAGGCGACCGAGGTGGTGCGCGACCGGCGGGCCGAGCTGGAGGGAGTGCTCCACGTGGGCCCCACC is a window from the Dietzia sp. JS16-p6b genome containing:
- a CDS encoding MCE family protein encodes the protein MSRLLASTLSKVVALVVVVLLVIAAVWFFSTRTKTIVAFFESTRGVYEDDTVRVLGVRVGRISEITSEDGRSKVTMKVDRDVPVPADATALLVAQSLVAERFIQITPAFTGGEEMPDGGTIPVERTAIPVEWDGVKEQLMKLSTALSPVGHEETGPLGEFVDSADAMLDGNGVEVRDALNEVSQTMALLSDGRENLFTTLKNLQLFVTALSQSEEQIVSFGGKLASVSQVLGDQTGDIDAALSDLDLAVTDINRFLDNNGERVTTAVDKLGQATEVVRDRRAELEGVLHVGPTAMANFYNIYRPYQGVLTGVLTMNQMANPTNFICGAIAGLANNTAESDAQLCAQYMGPLFNSLASSYPYGAVTPPITPTAEPQQIWDSQKPGTQTPPGVQPVSDRPDPLINVVNKGDNLTDTLLVTGDA